One genomic region from Mauremys reevesii isolate NIE-2019 linkage group 7, ASM1616193v1, whole genome shotgun sequence encodes:
- the LOC120368965 gene encoding protein B4: protein MDLKPAEVTRMARISGIFDHKTRANHPPTLSMVIEALKAQNEKKGTSVIAIKRYILAKYPAVDPIRLKYLLKKALTKGLDHGYLIRPQNSLALGATGRFKLASEKPKLKKNSRKMDPAGEKAPKSEKKVARKPKAKVTADKKAESKDAKEEKPKPVSKKPKAKSNNAQPKAPAKLKTPSDARNVVKGDKKPSTKQAPQARAVGTKKAASKGKPASEADGASKAEAEHEDKISTSKAKGAAPGAMGAAKAKVAKGENEPAKAKAAGGTKKTTAKGKPEAKGPVKGKGKKPEAATGSLLGKEKDAGEGKASKTGSKLGKKAN, encoded by the exons ATGGACCTCAAGCCAG CTGAAGTAACAAGAATGGCCAGAATATCCGGGATCTTTGACCATAAGACTAGAGCTAACCACCCGCCAACCCTAAGCATGGTGATTGAAGCTCTGAAGGCCCAAAATGAGAAAAAGGGCACTTCTGTAATAGCCATCAAGCGCTACATCCTTGCCAAGTACCCAGCTGTTGACCCAATAAGGCTAAAATACCTGCTGAAGAAGGCCCTGACTAAAGGTCTTGACCATGGCTACCTGATTAGACCCCAGAACTCTTTGGCATTAGGGGCAACTGGAAGATTCAAG CTAGCATCAGAAAAGCCCAAGCTTAAAAAAAACTCTAGGAAGATGGATCCAGCTGGAGAAAAGGCTCCTAAATCAGAAAAGAAGGTGGCACGGAAACCCAAAGCCAAAGTGACCGCTGACAAAAAAGCAGAAAGTAAAG ATGCGAAGGAGGAGAAACCAAAACCTGTGAGCAAGAAACCCAAGGCAAAATCCAATAAT GCCCAGCCCAAAGCTCCTGCTAAGCTGAAGACACCCAGTGATGCTCGAAACGTTGTGAAAGGTGACAAGAAACCAAGTACGAAACAGGCACCTCAAGCCAGGGCGGTTGGGACCAAGAAAGCCGCCTCCAAAGGGAAGCCGGCCTCCGAAGCAGATGGTGCTTCCAAAGCAGAGGCAGAGCATGAAGACAAGATCAGCACTTCCAAAGCCAAgggggcagctcctggagccatggGGGCTGCAAAAGCAAAGGTGGCTAAAGGTGAAAATGAGCCGGCCAAAGCAAAGGCCGCTGGTGGGACAAAGAAAACCACTGCCAAAGGGAAGCCTGAGGCAAAGGGCCCTGTGAAAGGCAAGGGGAAGAAGCCCGAGGCAGCCACAGGCTCTCTGCTTGGCAAAGAGAAGGATGCAGGAGAAGGTAAAGCCTCTAAAACCGGCAGCAAGCTTGGCAAGAAAGCAAACTAG